The Paenibacillus polymyxa M1 DNA segment ATATCCTTCGTACCCGTGCAGCCCTTTATTCTTTCCATAATCCTGCTCTGTATGGTACCAAATCACAAAATCCAGCCACTCTGGAGACCTCATCGTTTTCACTCGCTCAATCGTCTCACGGACACTAGGTTGCCTTCAACGATAACCAATTTCGTTTTCGTAGCTGGTAAATTCGTCATAGTATCACGTCCTTATGAATTAAAAATCCTCTGAGAAACAATAAAAAGCATTGGGTCTTGAGGACTGACCCAATGCTTTTATCGATGAACTATAATTATTTAATTATTACGTATTCCAGGTTAACCAGTTTTGCATAAGTAACAATTTGGTCTGTGGTTAGATTCAAGGAAACCACGGTATGGTGACCGCCACCGTTCTCAATCCATGCTTTAACTCCATCTTGGAAGTTTGGCTTCACGTTCCACAGTACACGAGCCACTGGAAGTTTTGGAGCAGGAACTGTTGGTTCAAATGCAGTAACCTCATTGATCAGCAGTTTATAATGGGTGCCAAAGTCAGCCATGGAAACAACTACACCGTCCCCTGCCTTACCGTCAAATACCAGACGGGCTGGATCTTCACGATCGCCGATACCTAACGGAGACACGATGATTTTAGGCTTGTTGCTTGCCAACGTTGGGTCAACTTCAAGCATATGGGATTGAAGGATCGATTCCTGACCCGCTGCTAATTCATAGGTGTAGTCTTCCATAAAGCCAGTGGATTGGTTATGGCTCATGACTTTAAGCAAGCGATCGAGCGCTGCAGTCTTCCAGTCGCCTTCACCAGCAAATCCGTATCCTTGTGCCATCAGACGTTGAACGGCAAGACCAGGAAGCTGTTTCATACCATAGAGATCTTCAAAGTTTGTTGTGAAGGCAGTATAGCCGCCATCATCCAGGAATCGCTTAATAGCAATTTCATAGCTTGCTTGCACTCTTACGCTGGATTCCCAAGCTTCCTTGCTGTAAGTACCATAATCAAATTCATAGAGTTCGGAGTATTCCGCGAACAAAGCATCAATTTCTTCTTCCTTCACAGCATTGACGTACTGAACAAGGTCGCCAATTCCGAAGTAATCAACAGTCCATCCAAATTGGATTTGGGCTTCGACCTTATCGCCTTCCGTAACACCAACGTGACGCATGTTGTCGCCGAAGCGGGCAACTTTGATATTGAAGCTTTCGTTATAAGCAACCGCTACATCCATCCACTCTGCGATTTGCTTTTGCACTTCTGCACGTTCCCAGTAACCTACAACCACTTTATTCTGTTTCTTCAAGCGGGCGTTGATAAATCCATATTCACGGTCACCATGAGCTGCCTGATTGAGGTTCATGAAGTCCATATCAATCGTAGCCCAAGGAATGCTTTCATTATACTGTGTAGCCAAATGAAGCAGCGGCTTTTGCAGCAATTTAGTACCACGAATCCACATTTTTGCAGGTGAGAAAGTATGCATCCAAGTGATGACACCAGCAACCTCGTCACGATAGTTGACTTCTTTCATAAGGCTGGTGATTTTGTCTGCACTAACTGCCAGATCCTGCAATACAAGCGGATAAGGCAGAACGCCGCTCTTATTTAGGGCATCGGTCATTTCTTGTGCGTGTGCTTTGACTTCTGCTAATGCTTCTTCTCCATACAGATGTTGTGAACCTACGACAAACCAGAACTGTTTTGTACTTACTGTTGACATAACATTCATCCTCTTTTCTTCATTTGTTAGTTTAGTTGGTCTTATTTTTGTCCGTAGTAAGCGTCTTTCCCATGTTTGCGCAAATAGTGTTTATCTAGAATACGCTGCGGCAATTCTTCAGCAAAATGATTCAATTCCCGTGCGAATAAGTTCATTTTCGAAACTTCTTCCAACACGACACTATTCATAACTGCGGATTTCGCATCTTTCCCCCAAGTGAAGGGAGCGTGACCCTTAAGCAGGACACCTGGCACTGCTAAAATATCCAGCCCGCGCTGCTCAAAAGTTTCGATGATGACACGGCCGGTTTCGGCTTCGTAGCCACGATCAATCTCCTCTTGTGTCAGGAAACGAGCACAGGGAACAGAACCATAGAAGGTGTCTGCATGAGTAGTTCCCATTACAGGTACATCCAGGCCTGCTTGAGCCCAAATCGTCGCCCAAGTCGAATGCGTATGCACAATACCGCCGATCTCTGCGTAGTGCTTGTAAAGTACGGCATGAGTCGGTGTATCCGATGAAGGTCTCATCTCTCCTTCAACAACATTGCCGTCAAAATCAACAACTACCATATCGCTAGGTTTCATCGTGTCATAACTAACACCACTCGGTTTGATAACGAATAAGCCACGCTCACGATCAACCGCGCTGACGTTACCCCAGGTGTATTTCACGAGTCCATGTTTAGGCAAATCCAGATTGGCTTGAAATACTTCTTCTTTCAGCTGCTCTAACACGTCAATTCCTCCAGTTTTCCACTAGATTATCTACAGCAGCCTGCTCAATCGCCAGGCCTTGTGTGTAGCGTTCTAAGAATGTTTCGAATCCCTTAACATCGGAACCGTCAGGATGAATTTCTTGTCCCTCAACATCTCTGAATACTTTTTGGTCGAGGAAGTCTTCCAGACTTTCTTGTTGATCCTTGTTCATCATGTAAGAAGCCAGAATAGCCATACCCCACGCTCCGCCTTCTCCAGCTGTTGCCATCACGGATACCGGAACATCCATGGCTGCCGCAACAATTTTTTGTCCGACGATAGGGGTTTTAAATAAACCACCGTGAGCCAGAATGCTGTCAATTGCGACATTTTCCTTCTTCGTCAAAATATCCATCCCGATTTTCAAAGCAGCAAATGCTGTAAACAGATGGGTGCGCATAAAATTGGCCAAATTGAAACGGCTTTCAGGAGAGCGAACAAACAATGGCCGACCTTTCTCTATGCCGGTGATATTCTCTCCTGACAAATAGCCGTAGCTAAGTAAGCCGCCGCCATCTGGATCTGCCTCCAAAGCCTTGTTCAGCAACACACTGAATAATTGATTCGGGTCTGCTTTTTGCCCCATGGCCTCATAAAATTCACGGAACAAGCCCAGCCAAGCATTGAGATCACTTGAACAGTTGTTGGCATGAACCATTCCGACCGGATTACCATTCGGTGTGGTCACCAGATCAATTTCCGGATATACCGCTGAAAGGTCCTTCTCTAATACAATCATCGCAAAAACCGAGGTTCCCACAGACACGTTGCCAGTACGTTTTCTCACACTATTCGTAGCGACCATTCCTGTTCCCGCATCACCTTCTGGAGGACAAAGCGGAATACCTGGTTGTAAATCGCCAGATTTATCTAAGATTTTGGCTCCCGCTGCGGTTAGTACACCTGCCTGCTCGCCCGAGATATGAACTTTAGGAATAATGTCTTGTAATTTCCAATCGTAGCCTTTGGCTGCAATGAGTTCATCAAACTGCTTAACCATCGACTCGTTATAATCATGTGTAGTCTCATCAATTGGGAAAATACCCGAAGCGTCTCCGATACCAATTGCTTTGTTGCCAGTCAGCAGCCAGTGGATATATCCAGCCAACGTCGTCATAAAATCAATATGAGGAACGTGTTGTTCTTCGTTCAATATCGCTTGATACAAGTGAGCAATACTCCATCGCTCAGGAATGTTGAATTGGAATTTATCAGTTAAAGCCTTTGCTGCAGCCCCGGTTGTCGCATTCCGCCAAGTCCGGAACGGAACAAGCAACTCGCCCTTGCTGTCAAAAGCCATATATCCGTGCATCATTGCAGAGAATCCTATAGAACCAACCGTATGAAGGGTGACTCCATATTTTTGTTCAACCTCTTGTTTCATTTCACTATAAGCCTCTTGCAGACCCGTAATGATAGTCTCTAAGTTGTACGTCCAATATCCGTCTACCAAGAGGTTTTCCCACTCATAGCTTCCAGATGCGATTGTTTCAAAACGATGATCTATCAGCACTGCCTTGATACGTGTGGATCCAAATTCGATACCAAGTGAGGTTTCTCCCTTAGTAATCGCTTGTTTAATGTCTTGATCCATGCTCACGTTACTCCTCTCTCTGAACAACTGTTATAACTGCAATAATCAAAGAAGGCGCTTTCTTTTGTTTACAGCCTTAGTATATTTTTTGTGCGTACATTTGTCAATACGAAAACATAGTTATGCCTACAAATAGTATGATGAACCGAGTATTTTTCTATTTTATCTTTAGTATTTATACAGATAGGACAATAGATTATAATAAACTCATAATTATGCTAAAATATGTACATACAAATATTATGGATGCATCAATTAGTATTAGAACAACTTGGAAAGAAGGAATAAAGTGAAACCAAAGTATCAGGTTATCCTTGAGGATATAAAAAGCAACATTCTTTCAGGAGCATACAGCGTAGGAGAACAAATTCCAACGGAATTGGCTTTGCAGGATAAGTATAAAGTTAGTCGCCAGACGGTTCGCAAGGCTATTTTAGAACTATCCAACGAAGGTTTTTTAAGAAGTGAAAAGGGGTCGGGCACCTATGTCAGCAACCAATTTCGATCAAAAACCGGTGGGAATTCCAGCAATAAAACCATCGGAGTCATCACGACTTACATCTCTGATTACATCTTCCCCTCTATTATTCGCGGGATTGAAGCCAGATTAAATGAAGATAATTATTCATTACTATTAGCGAGCACCAATAATGATGTCGCACAGGAAAAGAAAGCTTTGGAGATGATGTTGTCCTTTGGTGTAGACGGTTTGATCATTGAGCCTACAAAGAGCAATCTATATAATCCCAATATCGCTTACTACCTGACGTTCAAGGAACAGGATGTTCCATTCATCATGATTAATGCTTATTATGAAGAGTTGGAAGTGCCCTTCTTTTGTCTTGATGACGTACAGTCCAGCTATCTGGCAACCAAAGAATTGATCGCTAACGGACACACACAGATTGGCATCATTGCCAAAATGGACGATTTACAAGGAAAGTATCGAATGAAGGGCTATATCAAAGCGCTTGGAGAAGCCAAATTACGGTTTCACCCAGAGCAAGTGCTCTCATTCTATACAGAGACAAAGCAGGACCTATCCACCAACTTGAAGAAATTCCTGACCGAACAAAGGGACGATTTAACCGCAATTGTCTGCTATAACGACGAGGTCGGATTAGAAGTTGTACATGTATGCAGACAACTTGGAATATCCGTTCCCGAAGATTTGTCCATAATTGGTCAAGATAATTCCTATATTTCCAAAAATGCGAACATCAAACTCACGACATTGACACACCCACAGGAACAAATGGGCCGTGATGCCGCCGATTGGGTAATTAAGAAACTGCAAGGGAAAAAGGATCTAAGCAACAACACCTATTACCAGCCCGTGTTAATCGAAGGAGAGACAGTAAAGAAGAAACTGAATTGAAAGGGTTCATAGCCCCTTTAAACCTAGTGCCTAATTGTCATATGACACTTTGGAGTGATTTGGTATGGTGGGTGACGAAATGTAACTTGTTGGTATGACAAATCCTTTGCCATACTGGGTTTTGCCGGACAATAAGGCAAAAATACATTTCAAGGAGAAACCATTCATGGAAAAAATGATTTACACCATTCTCGCGGTTCTACTATTATCTACTACGATAACTACCGCATGTATGGCACCCAATGGCGCGTCAGTTGCCGCACCCGTTAACATACCAGTTGCATCTGAAAAGGCTAGCTTGGAGGGGCCGCGAGATGCCAAGGAACTAGAGGCTTTTGCAGATGGTGTTTTTGCGAACAAGATGAAAAAGTTTAATACCGTGGGTTCTAATTTTGTGGTCGTCGCAGGTGGGAAAGTGATACTAAGCAAAGGTTACGGGTATGCCGACAAGGGCAAAAAAATCCCTGTTGATAAAAATACCGTTTTTCAAATCGGCTCTGTTACAAAGTCATTTACTGCATTGGCAGCTATGCAGTTGGTTGATAAAGGGAAAATGGATTTAAAACACGATATCCAAGAGTATTTAGGAGGAATAAAGGTTCCGAATAAAACAGGAAAAAAACTGACGATGTTTGATCTGCTTACATATTCAAGTGGATTTGATGAACCAGATATTCTCATGGAAATGCATCCAGAATACGCGGACAAATATTTTCCAATGAAGAAGTACATTGCATCAAATATGCCAACTGTGGTCAGGCCTCCAGGAGAAGCGTACACTTATGACAATTTTGGTTTCATGCTAGCGGGATATGCAGTAGCAAACGTAACCGGTATGTCATATTCCAAATATATGGAAAAGAATATTTTCAAACCGTTAGGCATGAATTCGACGAGTGTGCGGTTTACCCCCCAATTGTTAAGCAGAATGGCTGCTCACTATGGACCAACAGGTGAACTGATTCCCTTGGACGGGTTTAAACCAACGGAAAAACCTGAAGGCGGTATCGTTTCAACCGCAGATGACATGGCAAAGTACCTCATTATGCACCTGAACAAAGGCAAGTACAAAGGTAAAGAAGTGGTGAGCCCAAAGAGCATAGAGCAAATGCACACATACCAATTATTCCCTGACAAGGAGTTCCCGGTTACAACAATTGGATTCGAAGGCTACTTCAAAGAGAAGATGAATAATCAGCATGTGATTCTAAAAGGAGGGAATGTTACAGGGCATTCTTCCTTGATTGTTATTCTGCCTGAGAAGAATACAGCGATGTACATGTCCTACAATAACGACTCCATGATGAGTCTTGACGTGTATGAAGAATTTATGAATCATTATTATCCGAGAAAATCAGAGGTTCCAAAGTCAACCTACGCGACATTAAGTGAGCAGCAGGCCCAAGACTACGTGGGATTATACCAAAACACGCGTATCGCTGCCTTAAGGACGAAGGTTTCGTATTCGGACGGAAAATTAATAATGGAGACAGGAACATCAGGCAAACATACACTAAAAATGATCCACCCTTTATTATTTGAAGATGAATCAGGTAATAAATTGACGTTTAATAAAAATGAAGCAGGCCATATTGCATATTTGTATTACATGCAGCTCCCAGACCTCGTTGCTTATGCGCAAAAAGTAAACATTGATTCACCATTTTCTGATGTACCTGCGGATAGTAAATATATTTCATATATAAACAACCTTAATGCTTTGGAAGTCATGAGCGGAAAGTCAGCCAACCTCTTCGATCCGAAAGGAACGATGACTCAGGGAGAATTCTCAGAAGTGCTACTGCGCGCCCACGGGTGGTATAAACAACCTTTCATGATTGAACCGAATAAGAAGCAGATGATGGCCGGACTACGTAATTATCAGCCTAATTCTCCTATCACTAGACAAATGGCGGCGGTAATGATCCAGAACCTGAAACAGGTTGAGCCTGGAATTAAGGTTAAATTGAGTGGCGAAACGGATGCTTGGGCAGTTAAAGCAGTCACAGCTTTGGTTTCCCAAGGTATCATGGACCCGAATACCAAGATCAATGTAGACGGCTCCATAGACTTCCGCTCCAAACAGCTTTTGAAGCGTCAAGAAGCCAGTGCCTTGTTGGATCAAGCATTTAATTACTATACGTTGCCAATCAGTCACTAATTCAAAAGATTAAATAGAAAAAGTAAAATAATACTCCTAATATACAAAAACGCTACTGACAACGGAACATCAGTAGCGTTTTACATTTTTCGGATTCCTCGTAAATCCGATTTCGGAATGTTCAGGCTCTGCCACGCCATAATTAAATCAAAGGTGAGCTCGCAGGTGCCGATCATCTTTTAACCAACATATAGTGAGGGGGAAAATAATGAAAAGCCAATTAAGAAATATTACGGTTGACGGTTATGCATTCGTTTATTGGTATACAGGCGGGTCTAGCTTCATCTTAAACCTATCTCCGAAAGAAAATAAAAACATCAAAATTACGTTAATCTTCCAGGCAGACCCTCCTGAAGGAGAGCCTCACACTTCTTGGTCCTTTTATGACATTTCAGCACAAATTAATGGAATGGAAACTGTCATTCATCTGGGTAAACCCAAGCATATCGCTGAAATCATCTCTTACTTGATGGCAAAACGACAAGAGCTTTGGATTCAGGGGAGACCTCAAGTTCTGGATCATGCCTGGGATTTACTAAAAGAAATGGGTTATTGCGAGTTCAAGCCAATCTGGATTAGACAGTGGTAGTCGTAATGGTTTGTGGACTAGCCCCCTCTGACCACCCAAAGGGAGCTTAAAGCCCACAGGTTAACGATTATTCGTTATTCGGCGTGGTCGGACTAGCCGAGGGCATCAAGCCTTTAACGGCGCCGAGAAACGGGCGAATGGACTTGATCATACCGTAGCCCATCTTCACAACCGGGACAAATTTCTGGATCATACCGAACAGCCGTAGGCCGCCGCCGAGCATACCTCCAAGCCCTCCTGCGCCCGCAGTTGCACCGCCAAGTCCACCAAGTCCGCCGAACAGCGAGCCCATCATCGGTAGGAATGCCGACACCTTGGCATCCGGCTTGCGGGAGCGCGAACGGCCAGATGGTTTGCGTGCGCCGCTTCTCCGATTGCCGAGACGGATGCCTGGGGCATGCGCACCAGCTCTGCGTTTGAGAGATCGGGAATCTTGCTTTCCGGAAGAAGCACGTGGGGGAGCTCCAGCACTCGCAAGTACCAACCCACCACGATTAACGTCAGTGATGTAGCCGACGTAAGTCTCTCCGTTGTGCAGGGTGACACAGACCGGACGGCCTTGAAACTTCTTAGCCCGTGCACGCATCTCTTTCGATTGTGCCATGGAAGTTCACCTCGCTCACTGATTATAATTCAGTTTACGCCAGGGGCGGGCTGCCTGCTTGTGCGAATGGGGCATACGCACGCCGAAAATCGTTGGATGGGCTCACCGCCGTTCAAGTCCTCCCGAGGGTCCCTACGCTATATCAAGAGAATTGCCAAAAACCTGCTACTGGATGTTGTATCTCAGTCGTCCCCATTTTGGCGAAAATATATAGTGATCCAAAACCAAAAGGATAATTGTAATCCTCCTGAAGCAACGTTTCGGGGTAGCCATCTTCATCTACCTGAAATAAAAAAGAAAATGACTCCTCCCTCAGCTTCGTAAAATAATAGTCTTCATTTTGAATAAGTCTCGGGTTTCCGCCTACTTTGATCAAAAAAGGCTGATCCATCGATTTTTCGTCATGGCTTAGTTCCCCGTTTGAAATTGTATGCTTTATAAGTCCCGGGTTAGTAAACATATCTTTAACGCTTTCAGTCGAGATGGGATGCTCAATCACCTTGATCGAGCAATTAGGATAAATGTTATTTTCCAAATACTCCTCATAGTCTTCAGGGATGAAGATCGAAATCATGCTCTCAGGTTTAAAGGGATGGACGAGGCTCAAGTAAAAAACATATTTTGGGTTGCCTTCTTGGATGAGATCTTCTTGATCATCAAAGAATTCAGGTGCATTCCCGCCGATCCAGCCTGCACTATGTTCGTTCGATAGATCCGATCCCGCATAATAAAGAATACAATTTGTTCTCTCAACTAAAATATTCATTTGATTTTCATTAGACATTTTACAACTCTCCCTCAAGAAACGCGAATACCCTTACTCTGCCGCTTCCGCCAGCCATGCTTGCATAGCCGGAGACTCCGCCTGATTCAAACGTAGGGCGATTTCGGTATTGATCTCATCTGGCGGCATGACCTCGACAAGGACGCATACAGACTCTCGCGGTTGATTCAAGGCAAATATGCCTTCATCATCGAGCCTTTTCATCGCCAACTCCATGGCCTTCAGCCTCGAATCAAATTCACGATTCCATTCGTCAGCTTCAAGTTCCGCAATGGAAGGACGCTCCATAAACAATTGTTTAACATCATCGAAGTTCTCATCCCTGAAACAACAGTAGGGTGAATCGGCATAGGACCATTTGATGAGTTCCGCAATCGTTGATTCCGGTGTGTCGCTTTCTTCTCCTTGCCTGGCCGCTTCCCTCTCCAAGGCCTCCCATGACCAGGCGGAGATGCTTGGCGCATGTCCCTCTCCAGTCGTAAATAGCGTGCAGTAATAGTAACGTTCGCCATTTTCAAACAGAGTGCGAAAGGACGTCCTAGCCACATCGGCAATCTCTGCCGTCAGCGCCTCTATCTCTTGCGTCGGTTTCATGACTATCGCCCCTTAGTCCTATAAAATATACATCTTATTTCCATTATAAAGACTGTCCATCCTAAATCTACCTACTTCTTGCCTGAATCCTGGAAATAAGCGCTTAAAAACAGAGTTGGAGAAAAGGAAATGAAAGAGGGGCTGGCACAACCAGCCCCTCTTCTATAATGCTCTCGTCAATCTATATCCTGCTTGAGCTGAATCTCTTTCCACTTCTCCTTCAAAGCTTTTAAATCTTCTACGAAGAACCTAAGTAAATTGGCTCGTCTTCTTACTGCAAGCGGGTGATAGGTGAAGCTGATGGGCGTACCCTGCAACTCATACCAGCTGCCTCGTAACTCCTTGACACTGGCACCCTCCTTATTTGTAAATATGGCTCCCGCTACGACATTACCAAATCCAAATAATACAAGCGGCTGCTTCTGAAAAAGCTGTATCTGTAGATGAGGGAGACACGCCGCTCTAGCCTCGGGTTTATTATAGGCACGCATCGGTCGGCATTTTAGCAAATAGGTGACATAAACATCATTTACGTCTATCCCAGCCTCTCTCATGCCGTATTGTAGTGTTTCTCGGGTACCGCATAAAAACGAATTTCCTTCCCGATCCTCCCGGGCTCCGGGATTATCCAGAATCATCATAAGTGGAGCTTTCGGATTTCCTTCACCCCAGATGACACGATTCCGCTGCTTGGATAGCTCGCAAATTTCACAATGCTCTATACCATCGGGTGCTTGTTCTTCAGGTAAAATTACATAGGGATGATCCATTTCCTTGTCGTGTAGCCCCTTCCTTTCACACACAATGAATCTATTATGCCCACCTCAAGCAAAAACTTGCCTAAGGTTCAGCATAACGGGTCCATCGGAAAAAGTAAGGGCAGCTAAACTGGATCAAAAGAAGCGTAAAAAAAAATCGCGTCCTCCAGAGGAGAACGCGATATAAACCAGCTTGACTCCGTATTTCAACATCGTCATTTAAGCTTTCGGGCAACCACCGCTAACCGACCGTTTTCGGTCGAGTACTCACACGTAGACAGTACAATAAGCTTGTCGCCATAACGGGGGGTTATACCCGTTTCATATAGAGCAAGTTTTTGGATGTTCTGAACATACGAATCGAACTCGACGGGCGTACTTACTTTCTCAATCTGGTAGTATTTAAATACATCATCTGATTTGCGATAAACCTGTGACAGAATAACGGCAACAACCTCATACTCTTCCTTTTCATAAAGTGTACTGAACTGGAACGTAGCATGCTCCTTATAGAAGCTTTCTTGCTTATACTTCATCAAATCTTTGAACATCCAGCCGTTTTTCATATGATGTCCGTGAATCAGTAAAATATCGGAACCGTTGATCCGGCTGTGCTCGTCCAAAAAGGGGAGACCGAGTTTGCTCTTCTTTTTATCGAAATCATGATTGAGATAGTACTGCTCATCTTGTGGATTCTGCATAACCGGGTACTCAATTCGGGTGCCGTTAATCTTCAGCCAACCGACGATGTCCGGGTTTCTCTCGTAAAGCTCTCGAAATTCGGGAAGCATGACCGGCTCATTCGCTTTCGTAATCAAAGGGGAGGGGATCGCCTCCCCTCCTCCTTTGTCCGATTGTTCCTCCCAAACTTTTGCTAACTCTTCGATTTTCACTTGATCGGCATAACCCCACAGGAAAATTCTCGCTATATTGGCGAGAGAGAATACCAACACAAGGAAGGAAACGGCGATAAGAACTTTTTTAGTTTTACTCATTTTCTTACCGCCTTTCCGGTTACTGAATATGCTTTTTCTTCTTGCTGCTGAGTAAACAGAATCCAAGCGTAATCAAGGATATCAGCGCCAAAACCATATAGAAGATTGGCGATGGACTGCTATCCCCTGTTTTCGGAGCATCGTCCAGCTCGTAATCGCCATTGGCGACTTCATTGTCGACGCTACCGCTTGCGTTGTTGCCTTTGTTGATTTCGTTGTTCACGTTGCCTGCTCCGTTGTTCACGTTGCCTGCTCCGTTGTTGACGTCGCTTGCTCTGTTGTCGACGTTGCTTGCTCCGTTGTTCACGTTGCTTGCTCCGTTGTCGACGTTGCTTGCTCCGTTGTTCACGTTGCTTGTTCCGTTGTTCACGTTGCTTGCTCCGTTGTTCACGTTGCTTGCTCCGTTGTTCACGTTGCTTGCTCCGTTGTTCACGTTGCTTGCCCCGTTGTTCACGTTGCTTGCCCCGTTGTTCACGTTGCCTGCTCCGTCGTCGCTGTTATCGGTACCGCTACTGCCACTGCCGGACCCAGTTCCGCCGCCACTGCCGCCGCTATTGCCGCCACCACCGCCGCCGGAAATTATCGGTTTCAACTGTATATCGTGGCGTACGATGTCGCTTCCGACCGAGATAGTTGGGCTTGTATACGCATCATATCCGGCTTTGGTTACAACCAGATAGTAATCCGTGTTCGGGAATACCATGTATGCATATGCGCCGTTTGCGTCACTGTTCTGACTTGGGCTGGCGTTATCATTCGGTGCAAAGCCCGGAATCGCTGGCAGCGTTACTTTCGTGCCCGGCACGATGCCGCTCGCTGTGTTTCCTGGCGTATCAGCATAATATAGCGTCACTTCAGCGCCTTCAATCACCATGCCGGTTGTTGCATCCGTAATGATGCCATACGGGTCAACGAGCCCCTGGGAAATATTCAATTCCCCGTTGGCCTTCACATCCAG contains these protein-coding regions:
- the araA gene encoding L-arabinose isomerase; this encodes MSTVSTKQFWFVVGSQHLYGEEALAEVKAHAQEMTDALNKSGVLPYPLVLQDLAVSADKITSLMKEVNYRDEVAGVITWMHTFSPAKMWIRGTKLLQKPLLHLATQYNESIPWATIDMDFMNLNQAAHGDREYGFINARLKKQNKVVVGYWERAEVQKQIAEWMDVAVAYNESFNIKVARFGDNMRHVGVTEGDKVEAQIQFGWTVDYFGIGDLVQYVNAVKEEEIDALFAEYSELYEFDYGTYSKEAWESSVRVQASYEIAIKRFLDDGGYTAFTTNFEDLYGMKQLPGLAVQRLMAQGYGFAGEGDWKTAALDRLLKVMSHNQSTGFMEDYTYELAAGQESILQSHMLEVDPTLASNKPKIIVSPLGIGDREDPARLVFDGKAGDGVVVSMADFGTHYKLLINEVTAFEPTVPAPKLPVARVLWNVKPNFQDGVKAWIENGGGHHTVVSLNLTTDQIVTYAKLVNLEYVIIK
- a CDS encoding L-ribulose-5-phosphate 4-epimerase, with translation MLEQLKEEVFQANLDLPKHGLVKYTWGNVSAVDRERGLFVIKPSGVSYDTMKPSDMVVVDFDGNVVEGEMRPSSDTPTHAVLYKHYAEIGGIVHTHSTWATIWAQAGLDVPVMGTTHADTFYGSVPCARFLTQEEIDRGYEAETGRVIIETFEQRGLDILAVPGVLLKGHAPFTWGKDAKSAVMNSVVLEEVSKMNLFARELNHFAEELPQRILDKHYLRKHGKDAYYGQK
- a CDS encoding xylulokinase — its product is MDQDIKQAITKGETSLGIEFGSTRIKAVLIDHRFETIASGSYEWENLLVDGYWTYNLETIITGLQEAYSEMKQEVEQKYGVTLHTVGSIGFSAMMHGYMAFDSKGELLVPFRTWRNATTGAAAKALTDKFQFNIPERWSIAHLYQAILNEEQHVPHIDFMTTLAGYIHWLLTGNKAIGIGDASGIFPIDETTHDYNESMVKQFDELIAAKGYDWKLQDIIPKVHISGEQAGVLTAAGAKILDKSGDLQPGIPLCPPEGDAGTGMVATNSVRKRTGNVSVGTSVFAMIVLEKDLSAVYPEIDLVTTPNGNPVGMVHANNCSSDLNAWLGLFREFYEAMGQKADPNQLFSVLLNKALEADPDGGGLLSYGYLSGENITGIEKGRPLFVRSPESRFNLANFMRTHLFTAFAALKIGMDILTKKENVAIDSILAHGGLFKTPIVGQKIVAAAMDVPVSVMATAGEGGAWGMAILASYMMNKDQQESLEDFLDQKVFRDVEGQEIHPDGSDVKGFETFLERYTQGLAIEQAAVDNLVENWRN
- a CDS encoding DUF4303 domain-containing protein, producing MKPTQEIEALTAEIADVARTSFRTLFENGERYYYCTLFTTGEGHAPSISAWSWEALEREAARQGEESDTPESTIAELIKWSYADSPYCCFRDENFDDVKQLFMERPSIAELEADEWNREFDSRLKAMELAMKRLDDEGIFALNQPRESVCVLVEVMPPDEINTEIALRLNQAESPAMQAWLAEAAE
- a CDS encoding GntR family transcriptional regulator — protein: MKPKYQVILEDIKSNILSGAYSVGEQIPTELALQDKYKVSRQTVRKAILELSNEGFLRSEKGSGTYVSNQFRSKTGGNSSNKTIGVITTYISDYIFPSIIRGIEARLNEDNYSLLLASTNNDVAQEKKALEMMLSFGVDGLIIEPTKSNLYNPNIAYYLTFKEQDVPFIMINAYYEELEVPFFCLDDVQSSYLATKELIANGHTQIGIIAKMDDLQGKYRMKGYIKALGEAKLRFHPEQVLSFYTETKQDLSTNLKKFLTEQRDDLTAIVCYNDEVGLEVVHVCRQLGISVPEDLSIIGQDNSYISKNANIKLTTLTHPQEQMGRDAADWVIKKLQGKKDLSNNTYYQPVLIEGETVKKKLN
- a CDS encoding uracil-DNA glycosylase, whose translation is MDHPYVILPEEQAPDGIEHCEICELSKQRNRVIWGEGNPKAPLMMILDNPGAREDREGNSFLCGTRETLQYGMREAGIDVNDVYVTYLLKCRPMRAYNKPEARAACLPHLQIQLFQKQPLVLFGFGNVVAGAIFTNKEGASVKELRGSWYELQGTPISFTYHPLAVRRRANLLRFFVEDLKALKEKWKEIQLKQDID
- a CDS encoding serine hydrolase translates to MEKMIYTILAVLLLSTTITTACMAPNGASVAAPVNIPVASEKASLEGPRDAKELEAFADGVFANKMKKFNTVGSNFVVVAGGKVILSKGYGYADKGKKIPVDKNTVFQIGSVTKSFTALAAMQLVDKGKMDLKHDIQEYLGGIKVPNKTGKKLTMFDLLTYSSGFDEPDILMEMHPEYADKYFPMKKYIASNMPTVVRPPGEAYTYDNFGFMLAGYAVANVTGMSYSKYMEKNIFKPLGMNSTSVRFTPQLLSRMAAHYGPTGELIPLDGFKPTEKPEGGIVSTADDMAKYLIMHLNKGKYKGKEVVSPKSIEQMHTYQLFPDKEFPVTTIGFEGYFKEKMNNQHVILKGGNVTGHSSLIVILPEKNTAMYMSYNNDSMMSLDVYEEFMNHYYPRKSEVPKSTYATLSEQQAQDYVGLYQNTRIAALRTKVSYSDGKLIMETGTSGKHTLKMIHPLLFEDESGNKLTFNKNEAGHIAYLYYMQLPDLVAYAQKVNIDSPFSDVPADSKYISYINNLNALEVMSGKSANLFDPKGTMTQGEFSEVLLRAHGWYKQPFMIEPNKKQMMAGLRNYQPNSPITRQMAAVMIQNLKQVEPGIKVKLSGETDAWAVKAVTALVSQGIMDPNTKINVDGSIDFRSKQLLKRQEASALLDQAFNYYTLPISH